One window from the genome of Pelodictyon luteolum DSM 273 encodes:
- a CDS encoding pseudouridine synthase yields the protein MGSNVEKKQNEAVRINRYLAMCGIASRRAADQMVLEGRVTINGVLASEPGVKVVPGKDEVIVDGSKFAQPEGRKIYILFNKPRNVITTSSDERNREMVLDFIDVNERVYPVGRLDRKTTGVLLLTNDGMLANKLMHPSSNVKKEYIAVLDAPFPQASLPLLTGGMRLSDTGEKVSPCQAKIMGDGSQVWISIHEGKNHQVRRMFKTLGFEVTRLDRPTYAGLTVGDLRRGQWRHLTRTEVQQLRHLAGSP from the coding sequence ATGGGGAGCAACGTGGAGAAGAAACAGAATGAGGCGGTAAGGATCAACCGGTATCTGGCCATGTGCGGCATTGCCTCGCGCAGGGCCGCAGACCAGATGGTTCTCGAGGGCCGGGTTACCATCAACGGCGTCCTTGCCAGTGAGCCCGGCGTGAAGGTGGTGCCGGGAAAGGACGAGGTGATTGTCGACGGATCGAAATTCGCCCAGCCTGAGGGCAGGAAGATATACATCCTTTTCAACAAGCCCCGCAACGTCATCACCACCAGCAGTGATGAGCGGAACCGTGAGATGGTGCTCGATTTCATCGACGTCAACGAGCGGGTCTATCCGGTCGGCCGTCTCGACCGCAAGACCACCGGCGTGCTTCTCCTCACCAATGACGGGATGCTGGCAAATAAACTCATGCACCCTTCTTCAAATGTGAAAAAAGAGTACATTGCAGTATTGGACGCACCGTTCCCGCAGGCGTCTCTTCCTCTCCTCACGGGCGGCATGCGCCTGAGCGATACCGGGGAGAAGGTCAGTCCGTGCCAAGCCAAGATCATGGGAGACGGCTCACAGGTCTGGATCAGCATACATGAAGGAAAGAACCATCAGGTTCGCAGGATGTTCAAGACACTCGGCTTTGAAGTAACGCGGCTTGATCGGCCGACCTATGCAGGTCTCACGGTCGGTGACCTCCGCCGCGGCCAGTGGCGCCATCTTACGCGCACAGAGGTGCAGCAGCTTCGCCATCTGGCCGGAAGCCCCTGA
- the scpB gene encoding SMC-Scp complex subunit ScpB — MQELALQQQIEAVIFASEEAVTLQTIRQVTGTSLDSGELQEIIERLNAEYLETGRTFHIHRLAGGYRFLSREEYAELLRKLESPKIRRRLSRSILEVLSVIAYHQPVTKSSIQEIRGVSPDYAIDRLLERELIEVRGRADSPGKPLQYGTTKEFLDLFHLSSAKDLPKLREIKEILREHEEQEYLTQPDSGGEPFDGGEQEITDGEQRGEETE; from the coding sequence ATGCAGGAACTCGCGTTGCAGCAACAGATCGAAGCGGTGATCTTCGCCTCCGAGGAGGCGGTGACCCTGCAGACCATACGGCAGGTGACCGGTACCTCCCTCGACTCGGGCGAGCTGCAGGAGATCATTGAGCGGCTGAATGCCGAGTATCTGGAAACGGGGCGAACCTTCCATATCCACCGGCTCGCCGGCGGCTACCGGTTCCTTTCGAGGGAGGAGTATGCGGAGTTGCTGAGGAAGCTTGAGTCGCCAAAAATCCGGCGCCGTCTGTCGCGTTCCATTCTCGAAGTGCTCTCCGTCATCGCCTACCACCAGCCGGTGACAAAAAGCTCCATACAGGAGATCCGGGGGGTGAGCCCCGATTATGCCATAGACCGCCTTCTGGAGCGCGAGCTCATCGAAGTGCGGGGCCGTGCCGATTCCCCCGGCAAGCCCCTGCAGTATGGAACCACGAAAGAGTTCCTCGACCTGTTTCATCTTTCATCAGCAAAAGACCTGCCGAAACTTCGCGAGATCAAGGAGATCCTCCGCGAACACGAGGAACAGGAATATCTAACACAGCCGGACAGCGGAGGGGAACCCTTTGATGGCGGAGAACAGGAAATAACCGATGGGGAGCAACGTGGAGAAGAAACAGAATGA